Proteins encoded together in one Penicillium digitatum chromosome 1, complete sequence window:
- a CDS encoding CoA-transferase family III, with the protein MHETISGNEVYGPGTYIDKTVLPVPEDARRIFKLLASRTPGFTKETALWDTVSFEGRPEPMVPGPMKSPAVTAALHAMCGLVANELLELRDGKPAKQASVTVNTDHAGIWLASTFTAFVNGKDISTLARTRELPNIFDRDFEKGFGVGPLAGRATALYPTKDSGVWYQLHGSLDASKTLCSMGINVNVPLKSFQEGYDYIREHVQKWSADELEMHNVRHGLCGSICYSPEGWRKTEMGKRLAEYPLVNYTHESYAQSTPPIPLAQLSDRRPLAGIKVVEMVRIIAGPTVGVILASFGADVIRVNCSRLADLNVLQLTLNAEKRTIDLDIGKEEEMTRLKELVGNADVFVQGFRYGSLDRKGLGLQSMLDMAARRNKGIVYVDENCYGPSGPFAERPGWQQIGDAASGASYVMGRSLGLDEGTSVLPPLPISDMTTGVVGALATMLAIRDRAQKGGSYHVISSLVAGDAILVDPEVGLYPAEVVEKTLNTFKFARSSPDQFVSEIMIQVIDGWKRVFPEYLAHDSPFMMSFEDSPWGRMDILRPVARLDDKDASPIWKNAPVPNCHHDQSITWHDHAPEKLSGLSD; encoded by the exons GAGACTATCTCCGGAAACGAGGTCTACGGCCCCGGAACCTATATCGACAAGACCGTCCTCCCCGTACCAGAAGATGCCCGTAGAATCTTCAAACTGCTGGCGTCACGAACACCCGGTTTCACAAAAGAAACTGCACTATGGGATACAGTCAGCTTCGAAGGCCGGCCGGAACCTATGGTCCCTGGTCCAATGAAGTCCCCTGCCGTGACAGCGGCTTTGCATGCCATGTGCGGTCTGGTTGCGAACGAACTTCTTGAGCTGCGGGATGGTAAGCCAGCCAAGCAAGCCAGCGTGACTGTAAATACAGACCATGCTGGAATCTGGCTTGCTTCGACGTTTACGGCATTCGTGAATGGTAAGGATATCTCGACTCTTGCACGGACCCGTGAACTTCCCAATATCTTTGACAGGGACTTCGAGAAAGGGTTCGGGGTCGGTCCGTTGGCTGGCCGAGCCACTGCACTGTATCCCACCAAGGACTCCGGGGTGTGGTATCAACTCCATGGGTCGCTGGATGCAAGCAAAACACTTTGCTCGATGGGGATTAACGTGAATGTGCCCTTGAAATCGTTCCAGGAGGGTTATGACTATATTCGGGAACATGTGCAGAAATGGAGTGCTGATGAACTTGAAATGCATAATGTGAGACATGGATTATGTGGAAGTATCTGCTACTCACCCGAGGGTTGGAGGAAAACTGAAATGGGGAAGCGGCTTGCGGAATACCCTCTCGTGAATTACACGCATGAGTCGTATGCGCAATCAACACCGCCGATTCCCCTAGCTCAGCTCTCTGATCGTCGCCCTCTGGCTGGGATTAAGGTCGTGGAGATGGTGCGGATTATCGCTGGTCCCACTGTTGGAGTAATTCTCGCATCATTTGGTGCTGATGTCATCCGTGTTAACTGCAGTAGACTGGCGGATTTGAAT GTCCTCCAATTAACTCTCAACGCCGAAAAACGCACGATCGATCTCGATATTggaaaggaagaggagatgaCCCGATTGAAGGAGTTGGTGGGCAATGCAGACGTGTTTGTCCAGGGCTTCCGGTATGGGTCACTGGACCGGAAGGGACTCGGTCTGCAAAGTATGTTGGATATGGCAGCCAGAAGAAACAAAGGCATTGTCTACGTCGATGAAAACTGCTACGGTCCATCTGGACCATTCGCTGAAAGACCCGGTTGGCAGCAGATCGGGGATGCCGCATCCGGTGCTTCGTATGTGATGGGTCGGTCGTTGGGATTAGATGAAGGAACAAGTGTTCTTCCGCCCTTGCCGATCTCTGATATGACTACTGGCGTCGTCGGTGCTTTGGCGACAATGCTGGCTATTCGGGATAGGGCTCAGAAAGGTGGCTCGTATCACGTTATCAGCTCGCTTGTTGCAGGAGACGCGATCCTGGTGGACCCCGAAGTTGGCCTCTATCCCGCCGAAGTGGTAGAAAAAACCCTCAATACGTTCAAATTCGCGCGCTCGTCTCCGGACCAGTTCGTCTCCGAGATTATGATCCAGGTGATTGATGGATGGAAACGGGTTTTCCCGGAATACCTTGCACACGACTCTCCATTTATGATGAGCTTTGAAGATAGCCCCTGGGGGCGGATGGATATTTTGAGGCCCGTGGCCAGACTAGATGACAAGGACGCAAGTCCTATTTGGAAGAATGCCCCTGTTCCGAATTGCCATCATGATCAAAGCATCACCTGGCATGATCATGCTCCAGAGAAACTTTCTGGGTTGTCAGATTAG